The Ahaetulla prasina isolate Xishuangbanna chromosome 14, ASM2864084v1, whole genome shotgun sequence genome segment tatctatctatctccatatatttatttatctatctatctatctatctatctccatatatttatttatctatctatctatctatctccatatatttatctatctatctatctatctatctatctatctatctccatatatttatttatttatttatctatctatctatctatctatctatctatctatctatctatctatctatctatctatctatctacctacctacctacctacctacctacctacctacctacctacctacctacctacctatccattctatctacttacctatctatccagtggtgggatttaacaaatttaacaactggttctctgccctaatgatttctcccaacaaccagttcaccaaactgctcagaaagtttgacaaccggttctcccgaagtggtgcgaactggctgaatcccaccactgcccctctggatgtacatatatgtatatgtgtgtgtatatgtatacgtgtaatgtatacatgtatatatatatgcatatgtataaaaGCACAAACTATAAATAGAACACACAAATGTTAtatataaatcagtggtgaaatgtaacatttgttactgccggttctgtgggcgtggcgtggtgggcggcaggtaatgtgactgggtgggcgtggccaatttttttttttttacttttaaaagcattttttctacaatctcttctgccaaagaggttgtagaaaaaatgcttttagaagcctCTGAGGCTTCTaaatttttcttcagctgaagaaaaattgcttttaaaagtaaaaaaaaaacctctgatgatcgcgcagctcagctgggcatgggtgggggggcagggatttttgctaccggttctctgaactacccaccaaATCGGGCaacctggtccgaaccaggagcatttcacccttgatataACATTTATGTGTTCTATCGATGTTATAACAAGTGCttttatacatacaaatataACATTTCTTGGCCTCCCATCTTactctagggcagtgtttctcaactttaagatgtgtggacttcaactcccaaaattccccatctGGCTATGCCTCCCCTCTCCTTTTGCTCTTTCTTGCCTTGGCTGCCactgaggaaggagggagggaaaggaatccTCAAGAGCTCTGCCAGTTGTTGGCCTCAATGcagggggctggggctgggggcttGGGATTCTTGCATTTTGTCCCCTCTCATCTGGCCTGGTTTTGTTCAGCGCCGAGCACGGAAGGGATGCTGGTGACAAAGCTCCTGTCTTCCTTTCTTTGTAGGGTTGCCTTCTTCCCTCTGCACATCGGGGATCACGTCTTCATTGAGGAGGATTGTGTTGTCAATGCGGCTCAGATCGGCTCCTATGTCCACATAGGCAAGAATTGCGTGATCGTAAGTGCCTGTAGTTTCTTAGCTTCAAGTGATGAGGAACTCTCTGGCTCAAACCTTACTTCTAACGTAGCTCACTTTGTGCCATATTTGATGCCCTTAGCTAAGCAAGCTGGTTCCTCAGGCCTGCTTTGTGGCCCAATACAAGATCCTGTGTGACTGGGTATCCTCAGGGTTAAAAGCACAAGACGGGCTGTTTTGTGGAAGGTTACAGGCTCTTTGGAGGCTTTTCAGAGGCTCTGTTGGATGgcctccccaacccccagtccatggaccggcACTGGTCCATAGCCTGCCAGAAACCGGgccgtgcaaacaagcaaagacccatccgcaggatgcaggcagcagctgaatcctctctccacggaaccggtccctggtgcccaaaaggctggAGCTTCTTCCTTCTATCTTGCTTCCCTCCATTTCTTGTCGACCAGCCCCAAAGCATTCATCATTTCTGGGGTTAGGGCAGCAACCCCTGAAGCGTGATGGTGCGGGTGATATCTTGGCTACAGTCCAGGTAGTTCAGATTCCTGGGCCGTAGCTGACTTTACAGAGACCGTTGAAAGCCCCGTTTCTCcagcttagcaactttaagatacgtgGAGTTCAACTCTCAATTTCCCAGCCAGCGTGAGATTCCCAGGAATCGAAGTCTGCTTATCTTAAATGTTGCTAAGCTTGAGAAATCCTCAAGAACTTAAGGCTGGCTCCATCCCTTTGGCTTGATGCTGCAGAGCAGAGCTCTTCCTGCTTAAAGCCAAGATGACATCTTCATGTCTGGGTATCCTTTTAGGGTCGCAGGTGTGTCCTGAAAGACTGCTGCAGAATCCTTGACAACACAGTGTTGCCCCCGGAAACAGTGGTCCCACCTTTCACCGTCTTTTCCGGCTGCCCAGGTAAGCTGGAAGAAGCAGGATGTTGGTTGGGGGGGCAGTGGCAGGGGGCCTGGCGAGTTGCTCATGTGCCTGTCCTTTCCAGGGCTCTTCTCGGGGGAGCTGCCCGAATGCACGCAGGAGCTGATGATCGATGTCACCAAGAGCTACTACCAGAAATTCCTGCCCCTCACCCAGATTTGAGAAGCTCCTCCTCTGGCGGGGGGCTCAGGACTGGCATGGCCTACGGGTGCCCTGCAGGCAGCTGGCTCCAGAGCTGACCGGCAGGTATGCCAAAGACCACCTTCCTTGCTGGCGATGTCCTCCCTCATGGATTGACCAGACCCTCTCCAGAAGTTCTTCTGGTTTCTCCTGGATGGTTGGAAGAGGCTGGCCTTGACCTGGCTCCCCTCCATGGGCTCCATGATGGTTGAGCAGGAGACTGACGCACTCAGTGcttgtggggtgggtgggcggggggtTGGTCTAGGATGTTGCTGCTCTTGTTCTTGCTGGTCCTTCCCGCTCGATCACAATCCTCCCTTGAGGTGGTCCTGACCAGCCTTCTTGCTGCCGTTCATTTTGTTCTGGAGCCCCTCAGAGCTTTCCTCAGATGCTGTCAAGCCGTCTCTTCAGGCGACAGTTGTGAAAGCAGCTGCAGCCCAAATCCAGAGCTCTGCTTTGTGGCTGTTAATCCGATTCTTTGTGGGGTTCAGGGGTGACCTGAGCTGGCAGGGCAGGATCACACCCCTCTCCAAGGGACCACAGTTGCATCCTCCAACCGAAGGTCCCTTAGGAGAAACTGGGCAAGAGGAAAGGACCGTGTGGGTCATTGGATGAGGGAGATTAGCTACTTAGGGGGAGGGCAGGCAAACGGTCTCTGGGGGAAGTGCAGGCCCTTCTTTGCCCTGCCCTCTCTCATCTCTTCCCAAATAGGTAAAGCAGCCTACTTTGGCTCTCTTCGTTCTTTGTCTTCTTGTGCTGCCACTTTCTGCATGTTAGACTTCAGCTTAAGTTGTTCCAGGCTGTGTGTGTGGCTGCACTCGCACACCTGTGTGTGTTTCTGCGTTCTTGGCCTGTAAACTTCCACTGTGTATTAACCAACCAGGGACCATTTGACACATTGTAGGAACATTTGCTCACTGCACAGGTGCTCTCTGGTTTGTTGGCCTTTACCTGTATGTATATTAAAGTCTGAACTGCCCAACCAAGCATGTTGGCCGTGGTGGTTCTCTCACATCGGTCTCTGGGGAGGATTGGTCACCTGGCCACTCAGCTTCTCCATGTGCCCAGGAGGCCCAGTgcttgttgggtaatgaaacatctgcagctgCGATGCAGTCACCTTCACAACCTTCCTCCAAAAGGGGATTTTGAAGTGGATGAAAGCTGTAAGAGTTGTGGAGTTAAGTGATGGGCCCTTCAGAAGAGGGCACATCAGCGCTTCCATCAGACAGAATGGAATCACACCGCCCCGCAAGGAATTATTAATCACTTCCCAGACCCAGTCATGCATCCCCTCCTGGGCAACCttaaccagccaggagggacgcgAACCCATCACAGAGATAGCTGAACCAGCAGTTGAAGAGCCCTGTCCACTTCCTCGGGGTTCCTCAGGATTACTTTGGTAGCCAAAATTCTACTGTCAGGCCCAAGCTCCAATGACACCACAGTGTGATCCAGTTCAGGTCTTTGTTTGCTTATACCTGAAGGACGGAATCTTGCCAGACCAAACTTGtaaagtctccaaacttggcgactgtaagacttgtggatgcgtggctggctgaggaattctgagaattaaaagtcctcaagttttaaagttgccaggtttggagagacCTGTTCTAACCTCTAACACATATCCTGAGAGATTTTCCTCTCCTCACCACCTGGTTCAGGACTGCAGCCTCTTGTCCTTGGCCTCTTTCTGGAATGTGCTGCTTCCTCCCTGGGAAGGGCTGGGAACATTCCCTATTGCCCTTTCTTCTGTTACATCTACTTCAATGGGTGTGTGATTTGTAAGAAGCACTTTTCACCTCGTGCTGTAGCTGTCTGGAGCCCTTGTGGGCGATCCTTGTCCTCTCCTGACCTGGAGAGGAGCCCTCACAAAGAGCCAGTCCATTCACCGGCTCTTCATTTTTCTGCGATCATGAGCTCTGTTCTCAACACAGCCATCTTCGGTTCGCCTTTCTTCCCTGGAAATCTCAACTCACCTGGAGGAGGATTCAGGGCAGCATCTCCCCAGACAAGTCAATGGTTCTGGGGGTGTGGATGCTCCCTTGGCCACAAATGTCAGCTCTTCTCGTTTGCTATGAACACTAATACTACTTTGATTATTGTAAGACAACAGAACCTGGCAAGTCTGAATAGCTTTTCCCTCCCCCTTGGTTGCAATTCAAAGATACTCCTTCCTGAAAATTTCAAGTAACTCTCTTGGTTGCTGGGAAAATCTCTTTCAGATAATTCTtctaagagccacggtggcgcagtggtaagagtgcagtactgcaggctacttctgctgactgccagctgccttcagtttggcagttcaaatctcatcaggctcaaggttgactcagccttccatccttctgaggtcggtaaaatgaggacccagattgttgggggtgataagCCGACTGTGaatcgcttagagaggcctgtaaaacactatgaagcagtatataagtgctgttgctaagtacaggtaatccccgacatacaataatttgtttagagaccatttgaagttaacaatagcactgaaaaaagtgtgttatgaccatttttcacacgaccgttgcagcctccccctgATTACGTGAttcacatttggatgcttggcaattggttcatatttatgatggttgcctttTGCAGTGTTCTGACaaacagagtcaatggggaagccaggttcacttaaacaaccgtgtttctaattgaacaattgcagtgattcacttaaatgcaaggaaaatgggacaaaattcacttagcaaatttctcacttagcaacataacttcTAGTCTATTGTGGAaataagtcaagaactgcctgttCAGAAGTCAGAGTCAAATAGGTATTGCTATTTATCTGTTCTATCTGCCATTCTTacaacacgcacacacaaacacattgaTTGAAAGGAGTTCTCTAAAACAGACCGAAGGATGTCTTAGCATCCCAAGGAAGAAGATGCTTCAGCCATCCCCAGTGGGTAAATGCTAAAGAACTTCCTATTGTTAGAGGAGGTTCTTCCTACACCTACACAAattaagaaagtccagctgcctcttgaaaagtaTCTTTAGATcattaagtcgagggctacctggacCTTTGATGTgttggagggctttagttggtttgtgtacTATTGTAATGCTGTGTAGTTGTAGTAGTGTGTGGATTGTCGCAGGTAAATTTTTcgttttgtagcttcttttgatTGGCACTTTGATAAATTTGTATAGGTACCTATTGTGTTGGACGACGTTGTACAGAcagtttgttttcctttttctgatgTTCTGGATTGTTGCAGCGCATTTGTAGTCACCTGAATAAAGTTCTCACATGGCTCCTCTTGTGGGAAGTTGGGTTGTTACTTTGCTACGGGAGACCTTGGTTAGTGCACGTTGTTTTTTAATAGACGTGCATTTCTAATTTGCTGTCATTTCCTCTTCTGATGAGGATGTCCAGGCAGGGTAATGTGTCCCTGTTTCCTTCTgcccttttcaattttttttttttttttggacctgttatggaTTGTTTGATGTGTCTTCTCTAGCGGTCCCTTTTTTATTACGATGAAAGTGTCAGTCACAAACCAGACCCACAATTTGGTTGTTCATGTGGGAATGCTATcgtttctaggccaggggtctccaaccttgttctctttaaagacttgtggacttcaactcccagagtccctcagcctcctggctgagggactctgggagttaatcctaatcttaaagggaccgaggttggagacgcctgttcTAGGCGCTGCATTACGGTCCCCACTAGGAGTCTTGAGGGGGCATCCCATCCATGTTCCTCTGACTTGTGGCTGTATTTTTCTATTGCAATTCTTTCGGGTTTTGTATGGATTGTCTTCAGTCTATGATATCCGTGGTTTGGCCTTTGTTTTTAGGGAAGAGGGGGGATATTTTGGCCCTAATTTAGGCTAAAGTTGACTTTGGGATGAACAGCATAAGTCCAAGGCCCCCATGCAAGGATGGAGCTTTTGGAAGATAGAGGAGCTGACTGGTTGATTGGAAATAGAGCAGAACTGTTCtggtccagccttcgcaagtaaTGATAAGCTGCTTACTCTCGAGTAAAACAACCCCCTTTTTAAAACAGGGAAGTAATAGTCTTTTATTCACGTGGATAAACAAAAATCAAACGTAATAAGTCCCAACAAACCTGGTTCTGGCCAAGGAATCTGAATTGCTTGATGTATACTAGAAAACAGTCATCTGcgacagctgggcccctcccaaaCCCCTCCTATTTAGTTCCCAGTTAGGGAGGAGGTGgctagcatctacaacttcttttCCCTGAGTGTCGGCTTAttgctttcctttgctctcctctcccctctaccCATATGTgcatctgggatgggccccatctgATCCTCCCCCTCATTCAACTCAGCTGCCTCTCCACCTGGGGGTGGACGGAAGGCCCCCAGCTGTGCCTCTGTTTtcttatcagagccttccaaaggctctGAAGCTGgcccagtccccccccccccacaaccttcTCCTTGTCTGACTCTGcagctagctctgctggcagccgatGGGCCACAAGAAGAACATAGAACAATAGAGCCCTTCCCCCAATTCCTCACGTGGCCCCTTGGAAAAATGAGTTGCCCAACCTTGGtttaaaaagacagagagagagagagacctgtcGGAGCAGTCCATTGTCTTTTAATATGACCTTGTCAAGCTAATTCACCAGTataaaagaaaatactttctttgcAAAATTAACATAAAGCACACTTGGCTTCTTACAGCCCTTTTCAAGCAGTTTGGGTAAACCGTGTTGCTGGGTGGGGATTTCAGACAGGAATAAATAGGAAACTGGCCGCAGAGGCCCAAACATACATTCAATGTTTTGGCAGGAGGGACCAGATGTGGTTTTGTGGACGTGGCCGAAGGGTGTCCAATGTGGTGAATCTGCTGCTGCTCTTGTAGCTCCTGCTGCAGCCCAACACGAGAGGCCACTCCTGAACCATCCTCCTCACCCATCTGCTTCCTACTCCTGCTTCAGCTTGTCCCATCCTTTGCAATTTCCCAACATTTTAAATAACCCACGAGAACTTTTAACTGACCAACACAGGTGTAAAATCTCCTTCCTCTGGCTCAAGCAGTAACTGTCCACCCTCCACTTCATTTACTGGCCTGTTTTAGGCTATGCTCTTTAAAGGATGCCAACCTCAAGCCAGCTGCTGATGTAACATTGCCTTCAGCTTTGGACTGGCACGGGTTGACTCGTTGCCCCATGGTGCTCCCTCCCTCACCCATTAAGGTGCTGCGTTTCCAGCTGGCAAGAAGGGCAGGAGGGGGTGCCACCTCGGGAAAAGAATGGCCAACAACTGGCCCTGAGCGGCTTCCCTCATTTCCTACTTGATCATGGCTAAGACTGAGAACCTTGGCCCAACAAGtaatctagcacaggggtctccaaccttggtccctttaagacttgtggacttcaactcccagagttcctcagccagctttgctggctgagggactctgggagttgaagtccacaagtcttaaagagaccaaggttggagacccctgatctagcaaaAGAAATCCTGATTCTTTCTTTCCTCAACTTCTTCACTATCTCTTTACCAGCCAACCTTTTTTCCTGTTTCCATCAAAGAAGGTAGGAAGTTTCCTTTCAGATAAAGCAGTCTGGAATACGATACGACGTTTGACAATAGCACCctcataaataatattaaaaacaggTAAAATGCATTTTTCTGAGTGTCGGAAATGGTTGTTTACAGCATCCCCAAGTAGCTACTAAAAAGAAACAACATCTTGCAACTCTAAGGTAGCGAAGGCCACTTAAGGCTGTGTAACTGAGGTTTTGGGAAAGCAGATGGGGAGGGGGCTCTGGGACGGGGGATCCTGTTGCATGTGCAGTGCTTTTGCAGTGGGTGCCCTGCCAGGAGGTCCTGCCTCCTGCCCTGGCATCTCCGAACTTCCTCTGGCAAACCCCACACATTGCTTTGACCCCCCCCATGCCAGCAATGCTTAAGCGAGGCTTTTGATGTCACTTTGTCTTAAATAACTACCACCTACACGTGTGAGCACAAGACCGCTGCTATAAAAACAGCCAACatacaaaaatatacatttttttcctcttgtaaaAATCCCATATAAATTACTTATTATAATACACATAACGTTAAACCGGCCACCGGAATATTATGGGATGTGTCGCAAGAAAGGAGAAAGACGGGTGCCTGCACGGACCAGCCGTAGCATTTAAATGGAATGGATTCCCCCAAATTAAAGCTAAGGGACGACATGGAGGTGGCTACCTGTGCTGGTGGCTTCCAGGCCTCCTTCAGGCCTCTCGCAATCCTAGCCCTTGTGGAATTTGGAAGAGAGCAGGTGGGCCAGGCACATTCAGGGCCCAGCTTTGCAAGGGTCACCTAGCCATCGCGGTGGCCGAGCTCCGATTTGGGAGCTAGAATACACTGAGGAGGAGTCAATGGGTTTGTTCTCCACCGCTCTGCATCTGCAAGCAACGGTTTGTGTGCACCAGGAACACAAACGCATTGTTTAGTGCAAGGGTGGgggactatggcccctttatgacttgtggacttcaactcccagaatttctgctcATCCTCTTCCACCCAACATCAGAGCCATTCCAGGCTGCCACCTCACTGGgggtccgggggggggggtgtcactcgAAGACATGAGAACTAGTGGCCCACATACGGTCATAGTCCAGTGGCCTGTTTTAAATTATGATCTACAAGAAACAAAAATACTGCTTCCACGATATATTATCCTGCTCTTTAAAAGTTGCATGTGTCATTGGTAGCTAAGGCAAGCATAGATTAAAGTGCTGGCAGTAAATACAACTAGTAAACCATATGAATGAATATGTagatatattcatatattcattcaTGCATACTCGAAACACACATTCACACAAACAAACCCTATAAAAATAAACCATCACGTTCCTCAACAATAAAATTACGCAATCAACGTAATACACGTAAGCCACACCTTCGCGGAGAAGGGCCGTGGGAACAAGACCTGGGGGAACCAGCTCCCAGCTCCTCTCCACACAGCAAACTCCCGCTCCCCTCCCCCGTTTCCAACCTGCTTAGCTTTTAGACCCATTAAACGGTTGTTGCCGTCTTCAAGACTGGCAGAGGAGGGGCTTCAACTGCGCACACTGGTCAAAAATAAgggatcctttttaaaaataaaaaataagaatctCGGACTGACACTCTCCTTGGATTGATAATGTATACTCCATTCCGCTGGATTTGTCCTTTCCGCACGACGTTCTTCTGTCTTCCAAATCCAGCTTCTCCACACAGTCTGCCAATGTCTCCAACTCTGCTCGGGGATAAAAGTCCTTCCACTCCAGGCTCAGCCTGGCCATTGCCCAGCCATGGTTGTTCAGCTCCCCCCTTGAGCAGACTTACCAAAAAAGAACAGGTTgcattacaaatattttttttcctctccctctctcacactcacacacaaaaaCCTGGTTTTATTTGCTGTAAAGCTTCTGTGaaaaataacactttttttttttcttcttgcccTCTGAGAGTCCTTTCCTCTCCCTGGAGGGGGGGGTCACACCACACCTGACTTGGCCTTTTCTGGCTCCTgccatccccccccctccccgcatgGAAACCAGGAGAGAACTGTTCAGCCTCTGCAGAAGCCAAAAGTCGGGGAAAGGCCCTGTGTCACCTGGCAACATGGTGGAAGGCTGTGGCTCTAAGTGCCGGTTGGTGCCCCTGCGGCTTCCAGAGCTGACCTGCAGCCTCCACCAGAAGAGACCAGAGAGACAGAGCCCGAGGCTGGAGTAGAAGCATCTCCCATCTGCTTTACTTGCCGGTGGGGTGGACTCGGTTGTTGGCCCGCAGAGGCCTCTTCTTTTTGGCCGCTGCTACCAGCGTCTTCTGTGGCGTCAGCAGAGTGCCTGGGCCGCTGTGGATGACCCGGAAGGCCGCAGGGCTGCTCAGGGGCCGGGAGAGTAGGACAGGCCGGCTGCTGGGGCCTGGCTCAGAAGACAGGCAGGCAGGGGCGGTGCGGATGGGGTGGGAAAGGCTGGCCGGCCGCTCGGCCCTCAGCCTGCCCCTCCGCCCGGCCCGTCGGTTCTGGTTGCTCTCCAACCGGCACTCCAAGCTGTACACCTCCTCGGCTGCCCCGTTCACTCGGTCGAACTGGGTGAGAAGTGTCTGCAGGAGGGAGAGGAGCTGCTGGATCTCCACATCGAGCTCCATGCTGTCGCAGGTGCTGGTGGTGAGGCTGAGCCCATCCAGCTGGCTGGAGGAAGTGGAGGCCCGGGAGCTCTCGGAGGCAGCGCTAGGGGTGGCTCCCTGCAATGACCGGGAGTCCTGGCTGGAGGAGCGGGAGGGCAGCGGCTCCATCCCTTCGAAGCGGACCTTGTGGCGGAACTGCGGGAAGAGAAGCATCTCATGAGCcacggtggtacagtggttagaatgcagtactgcaggctatgtctgctgactgccagctgactgcaatttggcagttcgattctcaccagctcaaggttgactcggctttccacccttccaaagtcaataaaatgaggacccggattgttgggggcaagaggctgactctgcaaacc includes the following:
- the DCTN5 gene encoding dynactin subunit 5; this encodes MELGEMLYNKSEYIETASGNKVSRQSVLCGSQNIVLNGKTIVMNDCIIRGDLANVRVGRHCVVKSRSVIRPPFKKFSKGVAFFPLHIGDHVFIEEDCVVNAAQIGSYVHIGKNCVIGRRCVLKDCCRILDNTVLPPETVVPPFTVFSGCPGLFSGELPECTQELMIDVTKSYYQKFLPLTQI
- the LOC131184962 gene encoding polycystin-1-like translates to MLLFPQFRHKVRFEGMEPLPSRSSSQDSRSLQGATPSAASESSRASTSSSQLDGLSLTTSTCDSMELDVEIQQLLSLLQTLLTQFDRVNGAAEEVYSLECRLESNQNRRAGRRGRLRAERPASLSHPIRTAPACLSSEPGPSSRPVLLSRPLSSPAAFRVIHSGPGTLLTPQKTLVAAAKKKRPLRANNRVHPTGK